The sequence CCAGACGCGCGGCGAGATCGAGCGCGGATTTTACGACGTGCGGCTGATCGAGATCGAGGTCGAAGAGACGCCGAGCCTGCCGATCGGCGTGATCGGCGGCGGCATGGATCAAGGGGGCGACCTCGGCGAGATGCTGGGCGGCATCCTGCCGAAACGCCGCACGAAAAAGCGCGTGACGGTGGTCGATGCACTCAAAATTTTCGAGCAAGAAGAGGCCGGCAAACTGATCGACATGGACGCCGTCAAGCGCGAGTCGCTCCGCCGCGCCGGCGAAGATGGAATCATCTTCATCGATGAGATCGACAAGGTCGCGGGATCGCAACAGCAGCGCGGCGGGCCGGACGTTTCGCGCGAAGGCGTCCAGCGCGACATCCTGCCCATCGTCGAAGGATCGACCGTGAATACGAAGCACGGCCCGATCAAGACCGATCACATCCTCTTCATCGCGGCCGGCGCGTTTCACATCAGCAAACCGTCCGATCTAATTCCCGAGCTTCAGGGACGCTTGCCGATTCGCGTCGAGTTGGACTCGCTAACGGCCGAAGACTTCAAGACCATCCTGACCCAGCCCAAGAACGCGTTGGTCGAGCAATACAAGGCGTTGCTTGCTACCGATAACGTCACGCTCGAATTCCGGGACGACGCGATCGAGCAGCTCGCGACCTTTGCGATGCGCGTCAACGAGCAGACCGAAAACATCGGCGCCCGGCGCCTCCACACGGTGCTGGAGCGCGTCCTCGAAGACATCTCTTTTTCCGCCCCCGAGACCACCGGTACGGTCGTGATCGACGCCGCCTACGTGCGCGGGCGTCTCGCCGACGTCGTAGAGAACGCCGACCTTTCGGGGTATATTCTTTAAGGATATTCACATTACGCCCGGCAGGGCGAATACGCCGGCAAAGA is a genomic window of Candidatus Binatia bacterium containing:
- the hslU gene encoding ATP-dependent protease ATPase subunit HslU, coding for MTTVDPTALTPRQVVAELDKYIVGQARAKRAVAIALRNRYRRARAREDLREEITPKNILMIGPTGVGKTEIARRLAALVGAPFVKVEATKYTEVGYVGRDVESMVRDLVEASIRTVTEERREEVRELARRHAVERVIDALHPETRPPGQSQSNPFGAALGSIFGSGVAGQPSHPGPSVSVSPDAQRVRDQTRGEIERGFYDVRLIEIEVEETPSLPIGVIGGGMDQGGDLGEMLGGILPKRRTKKRVTVVDALKIFEQEEAGKLIDMDAVKRESLRRAGEDGIIFIDEIDKVAGSQQQRGGPDVSREGVQRDILPIVEGSTVNTKHGPIKTDHILFIAAGAFHISKPSDLIPELQGRLPIRVELDSLTAEDFKTILTQPKNALVEQYKALLATDNVTLEFRDDAIEQLATFAMRVNEQTENIGARRLHTVLERVLEDISFSAPETTGTVVIDAAYVRGRLADVVENADLSGYIL